The bacterium genome segment CGAACTCTTATGCATTTAAGAGAATTATTGTTGATGGTTTTGTTCCGCAGGATGGCAGTAAAGTTCACAACGGGGAAAATGTCGCGCACCGCACAAATTTGGGCGAAGGTAAGAAAAATCCAACAAGCTTTCTTGAACCTAGCAAGAAAGGAGATCAACTTTCTCATTGGTATGCCATGATTGCCAGCGCAAAGCCAGAACTCGCTTTTGATTCGGAGGGGGAAATTGGAAATAGAACACAAAGGATTGTTGATGAAGTTTATGAAGGAGTAGATAAGGTGGTGGAAGATAGGTTTAAAGAAGAAACGCTAGAAACTCATCCGACGGAATCAAAATTGTCGGAAGCTGAAAAAACGGAAATGGCGAGAGAGGATTTAAGGCAAGAAATTCTTCATAAGGTTGCAGACAGAATGAAGGAGGGCGCGAATATTTTTAATCCAAAAGAAGCGACTGAAAAAATTGTAAAAATCGATGGGATAATCAACGGCGAACCAATCTCTATTGAGGAAGGTGAGAAATTATTTAGAGATTTAAGAATTGTTGATAGTATTCGTGCAATGTATGCTCCGCGTGGAAATAAAACACCGCGTTATCAGACAAAAGAAGTCATTATTAGTTTTCTTGCCGAGGCGACAAACGGGGATGGAGAAGCGCGCCAACTTCTGATGAAGCAAAAAAATGAAATTCAAGGAAAATTAGATGCATACGAAAGTCTTCCCGCTGAAGAACATGAAGAGATGAAGCTGTCATTTCCTTGCTTTATCACGGTCGAAGGGGATGGACTGGAAACAGTGAAATCGAATTGGATGCATAAAGTGGTTGAGTTTCAGATGTTTGATAGAACTGAACCCGGGAGAATTAAGCGGGTGGAGGTTCCCGAAAGTAAGATAGAAACAGTGCGACGGTGGCTTGTGGATGCTGGCCTCGCTGATGTTCAAGTTGTTCCAATTGAATACTTTGAAATGAAAGAAGTTATTGAACACAAACAATAGAGTGGGCAGGGGGGGCTATTTTTGCAGTTGACTAAGATACTTTACTGTACTAAAGTGGCGGTATGTTTGAAGAAATTATTCGGGTTACCGGAAAGGAAAAAGGAAGAACAAGTATTATTCTTGCCGGTGTGCACGGAAATGAAAAATGTGGTGTAGAAGCAATTAAAAGAGTTTTATTAAGCCTTGAAATAGAACGCGGTTGTGTTTTATTTGGGTATGGAAATCCTCGAGCAATGGAAAAAAATCTCCGTTTTACAGAAGCAAACTTGAACAGAATGTTTAAAACCGAAAATTTGCTCTCGGCAAACGAAAAACAGAGTTATGAGTATTCACGTGCCCAGTGCTTAAAGAAATATCTTGATCAGGCTGATGCGCTTCTGGATATACACGCAAGCACCACTCTTAATACCACACCTTTCATTATTTGTGAGGAAAACGCAAGGGAAAATGTCGTATTTTTACCAGCCAATCTTGTTGTATTTGGTTTCGACAAAACACAACCAGGCGGAACTGATTACTACATGAATAAAATTGGCAAAATCGGAATTTGCATAGAGTGTGGCTATCTCAATGATCCACAAGCAGTGCAAATAGCGGAAGATGCCATTTTTGCTTTCCTTAAAACTTTTGGACACATACAAAATAATTTGAAGCCAAAAAAACAATCATATATGTTGATGACTAAACTTTATATAACCAAAACAAATAATTTTGTTTTGTCGAAACCATTTTATGATTTTGAGAAGGTATCAAGAGGGCAAGAGATAGGAATTGATGGCGGAGAAGAGGTGTGTGCCGAAAAAGAGGGCGTCATATTATTTGCGACAAATCGAAATAAAATTAATGATGAGGCGTTTTTGGTTGGAGAAATAATATTATAAGTCATCAACATAGCCTCTTCCTGCTAGGGGATTTTTCAGTATGATGACTATGATAAATACGACTGATCGCGAGTTTGTAGCCACCCTTTCCTTGGTTAAGCCACTTTGAAATACGCGCAACGGTGGTTGAGCTAAGGCCAGTTTTTTCTTGTATTTGAGTATAGGGAGTGTTCTCCGCAAGTAATTGAGCAGCTTTCCAGCGGGAGGAGAATTCTACGATTTCCTTTTCGGTTAACAGGTCACGAAAAAACCGCTTGGCTTCTTTAGGATTTTTTAAGTCCAAAATGGCTTCAAGTAGTTCAGTTGATTGCGAGTTGTCCCAGACATCTTTCATATGCGCTTTAGTATAGTAAAGTGACGGAATATTGTCAATAGTAACTGTTTTCTAATTACAAATCGAAACAAAATAGTATGGTCGGGAGTGGAGTAGGTTGGCCTCTTCTTCTGCATAATTTAATATTGACATATTTGCCATAATGCGATAAAGTGGCAGGTCTTCATCGGGAATGAGTCTGATGAAGTGTTCGATCACAATCCAATGAACAATTAAGAAAGGAAGCGAAAATGTCCGAGCCTAGCGTTTCGCGGTGGCTGAAGCAGACTTTCTGTGTACACTGGCGGAAAATTACCCTTATTCTGGTTTTTTCTTGTCTCTTGGCGATTGTACGAGTGGCGTTTCCCGCTTTTTGGCAACTACTAATCGATCGAGCTGTTGAAGGTAAGGTCGATTACTCCTTGGTGGTGATTTTGATCATGCTTTTTCTTGGGCGAAGCGCGCCTGTGGTCGAATTTTTGCGGGGGAGATTTCTTAATCGATACGATTTCGACGTCCGTTTTCAGCTCTTCAAACATGTCTTGCGCCTGTCAGTGCCTTTTCACAAAGAGAAGGAATCGACAAAGGTGATGCTCGAAGCCAACAAAGGTGTCGGGGCGTCGGTAAGTTTGTTGAATATACTGCTGAGGGGCGAAGTTATTGCCGATATTCCGGTGGCATTTTTCGCTTTTTGCTATGTTGCTTCTCACAGTTGGGTCGCATTTGTTGTGATGGCAGTATTCGTTGTTGTTTTTCTTTTTCTTGGCTATATTCTTGGGGGGTGGATTGAGAAGGCAGAGGAAGAGCGTAACGAGGTTGATAACGAAGTATCGACACGCGAGCGGGAAATTGTGCAGCAAATTGAAACCGTTAAATTGCATTGTGCCGAAAGACAGGAGCATGATTGGTTTCGGGCTACGGGTGGACAAGTGTTTGATCTGGATAATAAGTTGGCAGTCTACTATAACTGTTTCCAGTTTATGTCCAGGCTGGCACAGATCTTCCCGTTTTGTATTGCGATGGTAATTTTTGTTCCCGATGTTGCTGCCGGTAGAATGACGATTGGAACGTTTATTGCTCTGCAAATGTATGGTCTTGCCGCTCTTGCGCCTGCCGGATTTTTGGGTGAAATGTATCAAGAAATCAAGACCAACATGGCGAAGCTTAAGCCCGCGTTGCGTTTGTTTGAACAACAACCAACCATTATGGAGAGTCGCAACCCATTGGAGATGGAACCGCTTCGGTACGAGATTAATCTGCACAACGTTTCGTTTCGTTATCCTTGTTCGGATGAGCCGGTCTTGGTCAATATTTCCTGTCGGATAGCGGCGGGCGAGAAAGTGGCTGTAGTTGGAAAGACTGGTTCTGGGAAGACGACGCTCGCACGGCTGTTGGTGCGATTTTATGATCCCGATCACGGCCTCGTCACAATGGATGGTGTCGACATTCGGCACTTGAGTTTTGAGTCGTTGTACCAGCAGGTCAGTTACGTGACGCAAGAAGTGCCGGTTTTTAGTGGGACGGTTGGGGAGAACATTCGTTATGGTCTTCCTGAATGCGGTGATGGGTTATTGAGAGCTGCTTGCGAGAGCGCCTCCGCCGGTTTTGCCCTGCGTCAGAATGACGGGTTGGAAACACGAGTGGGTGAGCTGGGCGAAAAGTTGTCTGGAGGAGAACGGCAACGACTGGCACTAGCGCGGGTTTTCCTTCGTCGTCCGTCGTTACTTATTTTGGATGAGGCAACCTCCGCGTTAGATCAGATGACTGAACGCGAAGTGCAGGAAGCATTTGACCGGTTGTTGCAGATGAACGGTGGAACCACGATGGTGGTCATTGCTCATCGCATCACGACGGTAAGAAATGCGGATCGGATCATGGTCCTGGACAAGGGGTGCATTGTCGATCAGGGAACTCATGATGAGTTACTTGATCGCTGTGTTCTTTACCAGGACCTCTGCCAAGGAATGGCAAGTTGAGGTTTAGATCCGACTAGTTATGCGCTGGTCGGTTTTTTATTCCAAACAATATTCGCGTTGTTTCCGAACACGCGATCGGCGGTTTTAAACGGTTTAAGGCCGCTTCCGATATTTATCGCAACAAACGAAAAAACATGGATGATCTGATGGGTGAAGTGGCAAACGGACTCTGGAATTTCCATCTTCAACAAGCAAGATAGCCTCCCAAGGGGAGGGGGCAATGTTGTTTAGGGCTTGGTAATAAATAAACGCTCCATATTCTGTTCAATACGCTCTGAAAACAGTTACTATGATTGAACAACGTAAAAGTTGCGCCACGTAAAGTCGCGTGACCACGTGGTTTTATGCGATGACAACCACGTTGTTTTACGCAACAAAATCTTTCAACGTACGGTTTAGTACGTCTCAAGATTTTTTCAATCAAAGACAGTCGTCTTTGAAGCGCATTGAACATAATATTGAAGCGTTTATTAATTACCAAGCCCTTAACAAGACCAGTCCGCAAAAATAACCGTAAAAAAGAACAATCAAGACCATAACAGCGTTGCGGAAAATAGACGGTCGTAAATGTTTTTTTAGTAACGTGTTATTTAAGAAAATAAGGAGAATTGAATAACCGAACATACTGAAAGCGTTAATGATCGCGCCGAGCGTGATCAGTTTCAATGGTTGATCAAAACCCAGCGATATCACGGTGATGCCAAAAAAAATCTGGATCCAGAGAATAATATAATAAGTAAGAGAAATATTGGCTTTATATTTTCTGCCGGCGAGGAGGAAATTCTCGGTGATTATGCGACTGGTCGAATCAAGGACGGTCATTTGCGTTGCCGATAGCATTACTCCTAAGACAACAAGCAGGATGGCACCGATAATCGGAGTGGTTTTTTGGCCAATAACGGCTGCTTCGTTTAATACGAAGTTGATTCCTGTATGGTTGCTTTCAAGACCGTAAGTGGTGGTGTAGGCTAATAGTGATAGGGTAAGCATTGTGAAAAGTCCTAAAACCCAAAAAACAAAAAAATGTTCCCAATTGATTAAGTGCCACCAGCGCTTGAATGTGTGAATGTTTTCGTCGTTAATCGGAAATGTGCTTCCGGAAAGATGAATTTCTTTATTGCCGGAGCCCTGTGTGAATACACTGGTGATGCGATCGGCGTGCAAACCCATACCGTAGCCCTTATCGCGTACGTAAAAAGATTGTGCCAGATTAAGGTTGCCACCCGCGCCGGAATAAGCCAGTGCGCCTAGAAAAGTGCCAATAGCGATACCCGCAGGGAGAAGAAAAAAGCCATCTCCAATGCCGACAAGACCGCGTGTTAAAGTCGAATAATCAGCCGACTTAGTCAGAAAAATCGTTAAAATGGTGAGCAAGGGTACGCTGAGAACAATTAGAAAAATTTGGATTTTTTCGACTGTTTGATAAAGAACCTTTCCTAGCGTGAGTAAAGTACCGATAAGTAAGAAAATGGCGACGGCGATCCAGTGTGTGTTACTGATTCCCAAAACCGAAGAAAGCAGTTGCGCGCCGGCCAAACCGATGCCGGGCCAACCAAACCCTAAAAAAGTGGAAATAATAAACCAGGCGGGAAGAAATTTTAATAATCTGGCAAAGCCGACGAAAACACTTTCTCCGTTGATTAATGCGTATCTTTCCACTTCCATGTTGATAAAAAATTGCATTGTGATACCAATGAGCGCACCCCAAATAATGCCAAGACCATAATTACTGCTTAGGTAGGGCCAAAGTATTACTTCACCACTTCCTAGTCCAAGGCCCAGCAAAATAAAACTCGGTCCCAAAAGTTTTCTAAACCGGGGCGGAGGAGGCAAATGTTTAATTCCCAAAGGTATTGTACTTCCTAACATAGTACTTATCATTATAAACTAGTTTGGTGATTAATGAGAAAGCGTGAAAAATGTTTGATAAGTGGCGACATAAGTATTTGTGGTTGTTTTTGCTTGGGATTATTTTTGCGATATTTGTTGTAAATTCTGAAACGACGAAAGGTTTGTTGTCACAGTTGGCGCAGTATGGCTATGCGGGAGCATTTTTTGGGGGTGTTCTGTATATTTTCACTTTTACAACCGCTACCGGGCTTGTTGTTATTACCGAACTTGGACAAACAATGAATCCGTTTTTGGTTGGTATTATTGGGGGAGCAGGAGCGGTTTTTGGCGATCTGCTTATTTTTATTTTTGCAAGAAAGAGTTTGGAGAAGGAAATTAAGACTTCCTTGAAGAAAGTGGGCGGAAATTTCTTGTTGAGGATTCTTGAATCAAAACCGTTGAAGTGGTTTTTGCCTTTGATTGGAGCGGTAATTATCGCATCCCCGTTTCCTGATGAAATAGGGGTTAGTCTGATGGGAATCAGTCGGATTAGTATGATTAGATTTTTCCTTTTGGCTTATGTGCTGAATACGGTTGGGATTTTTATTATTGTTTTGGTCGGCAAGGTGGTATTTTAACTAATGTTGTTTTTTATTGGCACCGTTTATGTGGTTGTGTGGCGAAAAATAATTAATTTGGTTGGCGGAACTTTGATGGTTTTGGCGATAGTGATGGGCTTAACGTCGGTGTTGTCTAACCAGCATTTTGTCTAGTTGCTTCCATTTATCGCTTTGGTGTTGGTGGATATTGGCGCGCGTAACGGTTCTAATTGATCTTTCCTTATTAGTCAGATAATTACATAGATACAAGTTTGTATCGTCGAAACTAAAGTTGTTATAATATACATATGAGTAAAAAAGTGTTGGTGGGTATCAGTATTTTCGCAGCAGTCTCTCTTTTATTTATTGCGAAACCTGTTTTCGCGCATCATTCAGGGTGTCATAATTTACATACTTGTCCGTCTGATTCCAGCGCCTATGTTTGCGGTGATTTGGGATATCCGTGTGACGGGTCGACGAGCGCGGCAAAAATTTCAATCAAACAAATCAGTGTTCCATTGGTGATCGAGAAAGCATTTTTCGATACGTTTGGTCGCAAGCCAACGGACTTCGAAAGTGCCTATTGGAAAAATCGTTTTCGGAATGATAAAGATGGACTATATAAAATCAGACGGACGATGGCTTGGTATGAGTTTATTGGTTCTTTTGGTCCAAAGGTCTCTATTGCTACCACGAAGGTGCGTTTGGTAAAAAACATGAACGCAATTTTTGCGAGTGTATATGGCAGGAAACCTTTTGAATCCGAAAATAGATATTGGTTAGGGAGATTGGAGGATAAAAAAACCGAGGCCGAGATAAAAAATACAATGTTATTTCATAAGGGGAGCAACATTGCGCATTAGAACATTTTTAGCTGGCATAGTGTCGATTTTTTGACGAATAAAAAGCAAATTATTTTTGTGGCTGGTTTTGTTCTTTGATGTCAATTTTTAAACCGCGTAGCCATTTGGCGCACTCTTCCCGCAAACATTCTTCTTTCCATTGGTACCATAATTTTAAGAAGCGTTCGTCCGAATATTCCAAACAATCTTTAAATCGGCGAAACGCGCCTTTTCCGTTAAGGGCGATTGCTAATTTATCCGCCAACTGTGAATCTTCTTTTGCGACGACGTTTTCCGTGAATTCTTTCATCCAGTTATATGACACGTAGGAAGGAAGGCGTTCGATCGGCACAAATTGGTTATTATCTTCTATTTCATTAAGTTTTTCCGATGCGTCTTCATCGTACTCGGAATAAAATTCAATTTCCCCGGTTTTGGTGTTCAAAAAGTATTGGTTGCTTAGATCATTATCTTCCATGGCGATTTCAAGCATATCCAGATCGATCTCTTTTTTATTGGGAAGCAGAAATTTGAGTTTGTTCATATTGTTTTTGTACTACTTTGACGCGAAAAGACAAGTAATCATTCACTGCTTAAGGAAAAGACGCGTTAGTCACCTCCGAAGTGGCCCCTCGACCATGAGCTCCCTTCGGCTGTGAGCTCAGGGTTGTCGAACAGCGGGGTCGAATGGTGCCGAGGCACTTCTTCGGAGGTGGTGTGGGTTAGTAAGGGATTGTGTTTTTCGTATTCTTGCGTAAAATAAGCTAAAGGCTATAATTATTCTAATCTCTAGCTTATGAAGTACGAAAAAAGACCAATTTCCGATATATTGCGTTCCAATAAAACAGTCTTTACTTTTAAAGACATTTCTTTGATTTGGGGAGATAATGATAAAAAAGCCACGATCGCCGGCGTTAATTATTACGTAAAAACCGGCGAGTTATACCGCATTCGCCGAGGTATCTACGCCAAGGATAAAAAATACGACAAGCTGGAATTGGCCACCAGGATTTTGGTTCCGTCTTATGTCAGCTTTGAAACAGTGTTGACGCGGTCGGGAATTAATTTTCAGTACTATGAAAGAATTACCGTTGCTTCGTACCAGACGCGCGAGATTGTAATTGACGGGCAAACCTATTCTTATAAAAAAATTAAAGATTTTGTATTGACCAATTCTGCCGGCGTTGTGCATACGGGTGAAACCTCCATGGCCAGTCCCGAGCGTGCATTTTTGGATACAATTTATATTCATAAGGACTACCATTTTGATGTGATGGATTCATTGAATTGGGACAAAGTTTTCGAACTGTTGCCGATTTATAAAAACAAACGTATGGCGAAAAAGGTTAACGAATTTTATAATTATTATAAAGCCACAAAATAACTTATGGTTAAACCCACTTTCAACACGGCTCTTCATAAAAACGTGATGTTTCAAATTCTTAAGGCGATTTATTTCGACACGACGGTCGCGTCGCTTTTGGGTTTTAAGGGCGGAACGGCCGCGTTGATGTTTTATGAACTTGATCGGTTTTCGGTTGATTTGGATTTCGATTTGCTTGACAGAGACAAAGAAGATTTTGTTTTTGAACGCATTGAACAGGTTGCCAAAAAGTATGGCAAAATCAAAGATGCGCAGAAAAAGCGATTTAATTTGTTATTTGTGCTTTCATATGAAGATAAAGCGCGCCAGATTAAGCTTGAAATTAATCGTCGTGCTTTCGGCTCGCACTATGATGTAAGGAATTATTTGGGCGTGTCTGTACCGGTGATGGTCAAGGAGGATATGTTTGCTCATAAACTTATGGCGATGCGTGAACGAATCGGAAAAACTAGCCGGGATATTTATGATGTCTGGTTTTTCTTGGAACACCGCTGGCCGATTAATAAAGAAATCGTCGAACAGCGCGCGGGGGTGCCGTTTAAAAAATTAATTGAACAATGTATTGAGAAGCTGGAAAAGATGAATAACCGTGATATTTTGGGCGGTTTGGGGGAATTGCTCACCGAACCCCAAAAAGATTGGGCGCGCGCGAAACTGCGAGAGGAAACAATTTTTCAGTTAAAAGCGCGTCTGGAAAGCGAGAAGTAAGAAAGAGTTTCATTTGTAAAAATCTTTTATGACAAACGAAAATATTAGTGTTGAAAATCCTGATGACGGTAAAATGTTAAGAAAATTTATAGACGGAAGTGAGAGAAATGTTGCTGATTTGCCGTCGATGTATATCGGCAGGGGCGTGTATAAACCGGGTTGGCGCTGGTCGACGCATGCAGGCGTGCAAACAGGAAAAGAATCGGCGCATCATATTGGTTACGTTATCTCGGGAACCATGGCAGTTAATGGTCCAACCGGAAAAGAAGAAATAATCAATCAAGGAGAAGCGTTTGAGTTGAGTCCAAATCATGACGCGTGGGTGGTTGGTGATGTTTCATGTGTCGCACTTGATTTTGAAGTTAAAAACGAGACACAGTGAAGCAATTTTTCAATGGTCTAATTACGGGGTTAACTTTACAATTAGCTGTTGGTCCGGTTTTCTTTTTTATTGCTAACATGACTATCCAGGGCTCTACTGTTAATGGTTTTGCAGGGGTATTGGCGGTAACACTTGTTGATTACATTTATATTTTATTATCAGTTTTTGGGATTGGACAAGTTATTCAACGAACTAATATAAAAAAGATATTTGGAATGGTTAGTTCATTAGTCTTGGTGATTTTTGGTTTTATGCTAATCAAATCCTCAGTGAATATGGTAATAGGAGAATCAATAGCTACTACGCCGACAGAACCATTGATCAGTTTTGGTTCAGTCTTTCTAATGACAATATCGAGTCCAATGACAATTATGTTTTTTACAAGTCTGTTTACAGCAAAAGTCCTGGAGTATGGATATGTAAGAAATGAATTATTGAATTTTGGGTTAGGAACTGGTTTTGCCACTTTCGTATTTATGGGAATATCAGTCATAATATTCTCGTTTATGAAAGGGATTATTCCAATATTTTTTGTGCAGATTCTTAATATCGGCGTTGGTGTTTTGTTGGTTGGGTATGGTGCCTTCAGGTTTGTGAAACACGTAAAACAATAATAGCGAAGCTATTGGTGGAGTGAATTACTATCTACTTTCTTATATTCGTGATTCTAATTTTATTCCTCCTCACTAATACTCCGAGCCCGCAGGCTCGAGGGATGAAGTATATTCAGTCTTTCAAGACGGACAAGCACTGATGCTTGAGCGCCATATGATACCCCGACCGTAAGGTCGGGGAGATTCATTTTTTGCTTTTGCTATCCTGTGACAATAGAATTGTGAGAGTGAGAGAGTTTGTATTTTGTAAATATTGTGATATTGTCGAGAGGTGTTTTTCATTCCTTTTGAAAAAAAGTTTCAGGAAATCGCGGGTAAGGAGACACGAGGCATAATCATTTCACAAGACGGATTGGACATACCGCGTGGGACTTACTTTTTTCTTGAAAGCTATTGTGATGATCGAGATTGTGATTGTCGTAAAGTAATGATAAGCGTGATAGACGTGAAAAATCCGAAGCGTGGGCCATTGGCGACGATTGGTTTTGGTTGGGAAAACGCGGAATTTTATGTGAAATGGATTTATGATGATGATCTTGGCAACGAATTAACCGGTTCTTATTTGGATGGATTACAGCAAACCGAGTTATCCGTAAGTTTTCTTAAACTTTGGAAGGAATTGGTTCAAGATCGGGCGTATGTTGAAAGGATAAAAAAGCATTATGAAATTTGGAAAGGACAATAAATGAAAAAGCAAGCGAAGACAATGGCGATGGAAGTTGAAGATTTGGACGTGTTGATCGAGGAAGCGACAGTGGATTGCAACGACGAAGTTGATTGTCGGGCGGGCTTTATGGCGATGATTGAGGATTTTGTTTTGTGTCCGTTTGACGCGACGGTAAAGGGTCAATCCGTGGAAATAGAAAATGTCTTCGAAGAAAATTACGGAATAAGAGTTTTAGCGCGGACAAAAGACGGAACATTTCCGCTGGATGTTTTAGACATCAAATTTGATCGAAAACGCAACGGGTGCTGGTGGTTGGCTGCGTATCAAAATGGGCAAAAGGAAACTTGGGAGACGAGGAATGATGGGGTTTAAAACAAGGAAATTATCGAAAAATTGGCTTTGGATAGCAAATATAATAACATAAAATAGTATATGTAAAGTGTAATTGACAGGTAACCCTAATGGGGTGTAAACTGCAATTGACATTAAATTAAGAACTGACCATGAATAACGAACAAAAGTCTAAAATTATCAATTACTTAAATGATCAGGTCTATCAGGCCGAATTTCGAGCAAAAGCCTATGTCTTTGATGAAGATAATCAAAGACGGCCGAACCGTAATATTTACGTAAAAATTAAGAAATATCTTGACGATTTTTATCATGGCGATAGAAGCGTGCGCTGGTTAACCTTGACTG includes the following:
- a CDS encoding succinylglutamate desuccinylase/aspartoacylase family protein, with translation MFEEIIRVTGKEKGRTSIILAGVHGNEKCGVEAIKRVLLSLEIERGCVLFGYGNPRAMEKNLRFTEANLNRMFKTENLLSANEKQSYEYSRAQCLKKYLDQADALLDIHASTTLNTTPFIICEENARENVVFLPANLVVFGFDKTQPGGTDYYMNKIGKIGICIECGYLNDPQAVQIAEDAIFAFLKTFGHIQNNLKPKKQSYMLMTKLYITKTNNFVLSKPFYDFEKVSRGQEIGIDGGEEVCAEKEGVILFATNRNKINDEAFLVGEIIL
- a CDS encoding YerC/YecD family TrpR-related protein is translated as MKDVWDNSQSTELLEAILDLKNPKEAKRFFRDLLTEKEIVEFSSRWKAAQLLAENTPYTQIQEKTGLSSTTVARISKWLNQGKGGYKLAISRIYHSHHTEKSPSRKRLC
- a CDS encoding ABC transporter ATP-binding protein — encoded protein: MSEPSVSRWLKQTFCVHWRKITLILVFSCLLAIVRVAFPAFWQLLIDRAVEGKVDYSLVVILIMLFLGRSAPVVEFLRGRFLNRYDFDVRFQLFKHVLRLSVPFHKEKESTKVMLEANKGVGASVSLLNILLRGEVIADIPVAFFAFCYVASHSWVAFVVMAVFVVVFLFLGYILGGWIEKAEEERNEVDNEVSTREREIVQQIETVKLHCAERQEHDWFRATGGQVFDLDNKLAVYYNCFQFMSRLAQIFPFCIAMVIFVPDVAAGRMTIGTFIALQMYGLAALAPAGFLGEMYQEIKTNMAKLKPALRLFEQQPTIMESRNPLEMEPLRYEINLHNVSFRYPCSDEPVLVNISCRIAAGEKVAVVGKTGSGKTTLARLLVRFYDPDHGLVTMDGVDIRHLSFESLYQQVSYVTQEVPVFSGTVGENIRYGLPECGDGLLRAACESASAGFALRQNDGLETRVGELGEKLSGGERQRLALARVFLRRPSLLILDEATSALDQMTEREVQEAFDRLLQMNGGTTMVVIAHRITTVRNADRIMVLDKGCIVDQGTHDELLDRCVLYQDLCQGMAS
- a CDS encoding Nramp family divalent metal transporter is translated as MLGSTIPLGIKHLPPPPRFRKLLGPSFILLGLGLGSGEVILWPYLSSNYGLGIIWGALIGITMQFFINMEVERYALINGESVFVGFARLLKFLPAWFIISTFLGFGWPGIGLAGAQLLSSVLGISNTHWIAVAIFLLIGTLLTLGKVLYQTVEKIQIFLIVLSVPLLTILTIFLTKSADYSTLTRGLVGIGDGFFLLPAGIAIGTFLGALAYSGAGGNLNLAQSFYVRDKGYGMGLHADRITSVFTQGSGNKEIHLSGSTFPINDENIHTFKRWWHLINWEHFFVFWVLGLFTMLTLSLLAYTTTYGLESNHTGINFVLNEAAVIGQKTTPIIGAILLVVLGVMLSATQMTVLDSTSRIITENFLLAGRKYKANISLTYYIILWIQIFFGITVISLGFDQPLKLITLGAIINAFSMFGYSILLIFLNNTLLKKHLRPSIFRNAVMVLIVLFYGYFCGLVLLRAW
- a CDS encoding UPF0158 family protein, whose amino-acid sequence is MNKLKFLLPNKKEIDLDMLEIAMEDNDLSNQYFLNTKTGEIEFYSEYDEDASEKLNEIEDNNQFVPIERLPSYVSYNWMKEFTENVVAKEDSQLADKLAIALNGKGAFRRFKDCLEYSDERFLKLWYQWKEECLREECAKWLRGLKIDIKEQNQPQK
- a CDS encoding type IV toxin-antitoxin system AbiEi family antitoxin domain-containing protein, with protein sequence MKYEKRPISDILRSNKTVFTFKDISLIWGDNDKKATIAGVNYYVKTGELYRIRRGIYAKDKKYDKLELATRILVPSYVSFETVLTRSGINFQYYERITVASYQTREIVIDGQTYSYKKIKDFVLTNSAGVVHTGETSMASPERAFLDTIYIHKDYHFDVMDSLNWDKVFELLPIYKNKRMAKKVNEFYNYYKATK
- a CDS encoding nucleotidyl transferase AbiEii/AbiGii toxin family protein gives rise to the protein MVKPTFNTALHKNVMFQILKAIYFDTTVASLLGFKGGTAALMFYELDRFSVDLDFDLLDRDKEDFVFERIEQVAKKYGKIKDAQKKRFNLLFVLSYEDKARQIKLEINRRAFGSHYDVRNYLGVSVPVMVKEDMFAHKLMAMRERIGKTSRDIYDVWFFLEHRWPINKEIVEQRAGVPFKKLIEQCIEKLEKMNNRDILGGLGELLTEPQKDWARAKLREETIFQLKARLESEK
- a CDS encoding LysE family transporter, whose product is MKQFFNGLITGLTLQLAVGPVFFFIANMTIQGSTVNGFAGVLAVTLVDYIYILLSVFGIGQVIQRTNIKKIFGMVSSLVLVIFGFMLIKSSVNMVIGESIATTPTEPLISFGSVFLMTISSPMTIMFFTSLFTAKVLEYGYVRNELLNFGLGTGFATFVFMGISVIIFSFMKGIIPIFFVQILNIGVGVLLVGYGAFRFVKHVKQ